The following are from one region of the Fusarium verticillioides 7600 chromosome 1, whole genome shotgun sequence genome:
- a CDS encoding cell division cycle 20, cofactor-APC complex, with product MASVALSTPVKSHKGLFSARTAGGRMPLTPSPRQQSSTTNVPVNLNSSPFTPERQSSNEFRPSGRSTYGGNLMSHLARSTTKSSHRDSPKSNIARGVQTPRKALELGVSDFTLTGTGNTTKTPSSTKSKKSLRSKTAKTTLNYGGDRFIPNRGASSAISNAGSGKLDLTDRQRPKSSSSESSTVLSTAADEALAALESLNINDDEPDNYSRPSPNTVAYQDSLANACGVSLNTRILEFKPAAPESSKPIDLRQQYNRPLKSTTSSSAQLRRRIATAPERVLDAPGLVDDYYLNLLDWSSGNQVAIGLERNVYVWSADEGSVSCLLETTPDTYVSSVKWSGDGAYVSVGMGTGEVQIWDVAEGQKIRSMFGHDTRVGVMGWNKHLLSTGARSGLVYNHDVRIAEHKVAELVSHTSEVCGLEWRSDGAQLATGGNDNLVSIWDARSLSVPKFTKTNHKAAVKALSWCPWNMNLLATGGGSYDRHIHFWNSTSGARVNSIDTGSQVTSLRWSPHHREIVSSSGFPDNSLSIWSYPTLVRTVEIPAHESRVLHSCLSPDGQMLATAAADESLKFWKIFEKKAGATAGIGASGASSKASMAKQMTIR from the exons ATGGCTTCTGTAGCGTTGTCGACGCCTGTAAAGTCCCATAAGGGACTTTTCTCAGCGCGCACCGCTGGTGGGCGCATGCCTTTGACTCCCTCTCCCCGCCAACAGTCATCTACCACGAACGTTCCCGTCAACCTGAACTCTTCCCCATTTACCCCTGAAAGACAGTCTAGCAACGAGTTTAGACCATCCGGGCGCTCTACATATGGCGGCAACCTCATGTCTCACCTTGCTCGATCCACTACAAAATCCTCTCACCGTGACTCCCCCAAGTCCAACATCGCCCGTGGAGTTCAGACTCCCCGGaaggctcttgagcttggcgtCTCTGATTTTACTCtcactggcactggcaacaccaccaagaccccTTCAAGcacaaagtccaagaagagcCTCCGCTCCAAAACTGCTAAGACTACTCTGAACTATGGTGGCGACCGGTTTATCCCCAACCGTGGCGCAAGCTCTGCCATTTCCAACGCTGGTTCTGGCAAGCTCGATCTCACCGATAGGCAACGCCCAAAGAGCAGCAGCTCCGAGAGCTCTACTGTCCTATCTACTGCTGCTGACGAAGCCCTGGCTGctctcgagagcctcaacatcaacgatgatgagcctgaCAACTATTCTCGACCCTCCCCCAACACCGTGGCTTACCAAGATTCTCTTGCCAACGCCTGTGGTGTCAGCCTAAACACTCGCATCCTCGAGTTCAAGCCTGCTGCCCCGGAGTCTTCCAAGCCAATTGACCTGCGACAACAGTATAACCGCCCCCTCAAGTCTACTACTTCCAGCTCGGCCCAGCTCCGCCGCCGCATTGCTACTGCCCCTGAGCGTGTCCTTGATGCTCCTGGCCTGGTGGATGACTActacctcaaccttctcgaCTGGAGCTCTGGTAACCAGGTTGCTATCGGTCTTGAGCGCAATGTCTACGTCTGGTCTGCCGATGAAGGTAGCGTTAGCTGTCTCCTTGAGACCACTCCTGATACATATGTCAGCAGCGTCAAGTGGTCTGGTGATGGCGCCTATGTCAGTGTTGGCATGGGAACTGGCGAGGTCCAGATCTGGGATGTTGCAGAGGGCCAGAAGATTCGAAGCATGTTCGGCCATGATACACGTGTCGGTGTCATGGGATGGAACAAGCACCTTCTCTCTACTGGTGCTCGTAGCGGTCTTGTCTACAACCACGACGTTCGCATTGCCGAGCACAAAGTTGCTGAGCTCGTCTCCCATACATCCGAGGTCTGCGGCCTTGAGTGGCGCTCTGATGGCGCACAGCTCGCTACTGGCGGCAACGACAACCTTGTCTCCATTTGGGACGCCCGATCTCTGTCCGTTCCTAagttcaccaagaccaaccacaaggctgctgtcaaggccCTCTCTTGGTGCCCTTGGAACATGAACCTCCTCGCTACTGGTGGCGGCTCTTACGACCGTCACATTCACTTCTGGAATTCCACCTCGGGTGCTCGcgtcaacagcatcgacacCGGTTCTCAAGTCACTTCTCTTCGCTGGAGTCCCCACCATCGCGAGATCGTCAGCTCAAGCGGTTTCCCTGACAACTCTCTTAGCATCTGGAGCTACCCCACCCTGGTCCGTACTGTTGAGATCCCCGCCCACGAGAGCCGAGTCCTGCACAGCTGCCTGAGCCCTGACGGCCAGATGCTTGCGACAGCTG CTGCTGACGAGAgtctcaagttctggaagatctttgagaagaaggccggtGCCACCGCCGGCATTGGTGCCTCTGGCGCGTCGAGCAAGGCCTCTATGGCCAAGCAGATGACCATCCGATAA